In Cryptomeria japonica chromosome 10, Sugi_1.0, whole genome shotgun sequence, a genomic segment contains:
- the LOC131034311 gene encoding cytochrome P450 78A4-like, which produces MENSATSRSGAAGWLTYVLVPRLTCNGRKLYSLRSFQEDDNICTWQQHLTIVVVALVFAVIISWWNPGGCAWAGMNKKRKKIPGPRGLPIIGSLMEMSGGHAHRKLAHLAATHEAKKLMAFSLGSTRSVITSDPEVARELLSSPHFADRPLKQSAQQLMFERAIGFAPNGDYWRMLRRISAAHLFSPRRIAAHEARRQTDCLKMLSDIRSEWMCKGAVSLRRHLQMAALNNIMGCVFGTRVDGEGEGREVREMVEEGFELLGAFNWADHLPWLRPLDPLRVHVRCARLVPRVRAFVQNIINQHRQCPVPRDTADSDFVDVLLSLQGHDQLHDDDIIAVLWEMIFRGTDTVALVTEWTMAELVLNEEIQGRAQAELEAVVGRDRSVRDEDIAKLPYLQAVVKESLRMHPPGPLLSWARLCTEDVDIAEGMHVPAGTTAMVNMWSITHDPKIWDSPHEFRPERFVAEKVDVRGNDLRLAPFGAGRRVCPGKALGLTTVHLWVAKLLHHYRWVPSPQHPVDLTEILKLSSQMATPLTAIPAVRFPC; this is translated from the exons ATGGAGAACAGTGCAACAAGCCGCAGTGGAGCAGCAGGATGGTTGACGTATGTGCTGGTTCCCAGGCTCACTTGTAATGGGCGCAAATTATATAGCTTAAGGAGTTTTCAGGAAGATGATAATATCTGTACATGGCAGCAGCACTTGACGATTGTAGTTGTTGCTCTGGTTTTTGCAGTAATCATCTCCTGGTGGAATCCTGGTGGGTGTGCGTGGGCTGGAATGAATAAAAAGAGGAAGAAGATTCCAGGGCCCAGAGGATTGCCCATAATCGGAAGTCTAATGGAAATGAGTGGCGGTCATGCTCACCGTAAGCTTGCTCACTTGGCGGCTACTCACGAGGCCAAAAAGCTGATGGCCTTCAGCTTGGGCTCAACTCGCTCAGTCATAACGTCCGATCCAGAAGTGGCCAGGGAGCTCTTGAGCTCTCCTCACTTTGCGGATAGGCCTCTCAAACAATCTGCCCAGCAGCTCATGTTTGAGAGGGCAATAGGCTTTGCACCCAACGGTGACTACTGGAGGATGCTGCGTAGGATTTCAGCTGCTCATCTCTTTAGTCCGCGGAGAATCGCAGCGCACGAAGCCAGGCGTCAGACGGACTGCCTGAAAATGTTATCTGATATACGGAGTGAGTGGATGTGCAAAGGCGCCGTCAGCCTCCGTCGACATCTCCAAATGGCGGCGCTCAATAACATTATGGGTTGTGTGTTTGGCACAAGGGTGGATGGAGAGGGAGAAGGTAGAGAGGTgagggagatggtggaggaggggTTTGAACTGCTGGGGGCATTTAATTGGGCCGATCATCTTCCCTGGCTGCGACCGCTTGACCCTCTGCGAGTCCACGTCCGCTGCGCTCGGCTCGTACCTCGCGTTAGGGCTTTTGTTCAGAATATCATAAACCAACATCGACAGTGTCCTGTGCCGAGGGACACAGCCGATTCAGATTTCGTGGATGTGCTGCTTTCCCTTCAAGGACACGATCAGCTCCACGACGACGACATTATTGCAGTTCTTTGG GAGATGATATTCCGAGGCACAGACACCGTGGCTCTAGTTACAGAGTGGACCATGGCGGAGTTGGTACTGAATGAAGAAATACAAGGGCGAGCTCAGGCAGAGTTGGAGGCTGTGGTAGGGCGGGATAGAAGCGTGCGGGATGAGGACATTGCAAAGCTCCCATACCTGCAAGCCGTTGTTAAAGAGAGTTTGAGAATGCATCCACCTGGACCTTTGCTGTCATGGGCGCGTTTATGCACGGAGGACGTTGACATAGCAGAGGGGATGCATGTCCCGGCGGGGACGACGGCCATGGTGAACATGTGGTCCATCACTCACGACCCTAAGATTTGGGACTCACCTCATGAATTCCGGCCAGAGAGATTTGTTGCAGAGAAAGTGGATGTTCGGGGTAATGACTTGAGGCTTGCGCCCTTCGGTGCAGGTAGGCGAGTCTGTCCAGGAAAAGCTCTGGGCCTCACCACCGTTCATCTCTGGGTGGCAAAACTGCTCCACCATTACAGGTGGGTTCCTTCTCCTCAACACCCAGTAGATCTCACTGAGATTCTCAAGTTGTCCTCCCAAATGGCCACGCCACTTACTGCAATTCCGGCCGTCAGATTCCCTTGCTAA